ATGCCGGGTTTCTCCGCAGTCGCATCGGGTATCGGCCTTAGAAGAACGCCGTATCGAAGTCAAAACAGATTGCATCCTCAAACGAAAGTCCACGTTCTTGGATGTTTTTCAGGTTCTTGTCCGGGTCGAAGGTGATCTTCACGCATCAAATGGTATGTACAATTTTTTGGCGTGTCAATTTTTTCCGTCAACTCCGCCGTAATCGTTCAGAGCCCCCTGCACCTGGAAACCCAATGATTGATTTGATGGAGCAGAAATTGCTGACTTGTCCGAATGGTCCTGATACACTCGGCACAATGGTGGGGTTGCAAGCTCATTCCAGGCGCCAATACATGCACTTCCTGAACCCAAAGACTGACTTTGCTTTCAAAAAAATCTTCGGCTCCGAAGAGAGCCGCGATGTTTTAATCAGCTTTCTGAATGCCACCCTCTCCCTGCGCCCACCCAATCAGATCACTGAAGTGACCATCCTGGATCCTTATCTGGCGCCCAAGATCAAGGGCATGAAGGAAACCTATCTGGATGTCCGGGTCAAGGACCAAAAAGGCTGGGAATATGTCATCGAAATGCAGGTTCTCAACGTCGCCGGGTTTGAAAAAAGAGTCCTCTACAATGCCTGCAAGGCCTATGCTGGCCAGATCCAGAGAGGCGAGGATTATCGTTTATTGACCAACGTGGTTGCCATAACCATCACGGATTTCGTGATGTTTGAGGAGCTTCCCGACATCGTCAACCGCTTCATGCTGCGGGCCTCCGACAATCCGGATATCTCGTTGGACGACCTGGAACTGGTCTTTGCCGAACTGCCAAAGTTTATCAAGGATGAGGACCAGATTGGGAGCATCGTGGACAAATGGTTTTACTTTTTGAAGCATGCCGGTGACTTGCAGGTAGTGCCAAAAATATTGGCAGATGAGCCAGCGATCAAGAAGGCCTTTGAAATCGCCAACAAGGCTGGTCTTACCCCAGAGGAGTTGGATGATCAGGAGAGGAGGGAGATATTCATCCAGGACCAGCGTGGGGTGGCTCTCCATGCTGAACAAAGAGGCCGCCAGGAAGGCCGCCAGGATGAAAAATCCAGTGTCCTGCTTCGAATCCTGCGTCGTCGTCTTTCCGACCTGCCCGCCTGGGTTGAGCCGAGGGTTCACGCTGCCAATCTCGATACCCTGGATGGGTGGATAGACCGGGCGATTGATGGGCGTTCGTTACAGGAAATTTTTGGCGACGAGGCGAACTGACCTTTCCGTAACCAGCACCACTTCGCGCTTTTCGGTCCGTCATGCGGCATAGCGAAGGGCCTGAAGAGTGTCTTCGCGCTCATTTGATGGAGACAAAGTTGCAACGGATTGCAGGTTCACTCCATGAAGCCGACTGACCACGGTTTGCTCCAGTTTGATGAGAACCATCTGGCTTCCATTGATCACTTCGTTGGCTGGTCACATGGCAGAAGACGCTGCACGAATGGGCTGAATTCCTGGAGTACCCCATCAAATGCCCCACTGCAATGGCTGACTTGTCCGAATGGTCCTGATACACTCGGCACAATGGTGGGGTTGCAAGCTCATTCCAGGCGCCAATACATGCACTTCCTGAACCCAAAGACTGACTTTGCTTTCAAAAAAATCTTCGGCTCCGAAGAGAGCCGCGATGTTTTAATCAGCTTTCTGAATGCCACCCTCTCCCTGCGCCCACCCAATCAGATCACTGAAGTGACCATCCTGGATCCTTATCTGGCGCCCAAGATCAAGGGCATGAAGGAAACCTATCTGGATGTCCGGGTCAAGGACCAAAAAGGCTGGGAATATGTCATCGAAATGCAGGTTCTCAACGTCGCCGGGTTTGAAAAAAGAGTCCTCTACAATGCCTGCAAGGCCTATGCTGGCCAGATCCAGAGAGGCGAGGATTATCGTTTATTGACCAACGTGGTTGCCATAACCATCACGGATTTCGTGATGTTTGAGGAGCTTCCCGACATCGTCAACCGCTTCATGCTGCGGGCCTCCGACAATCCGGATATCTCGTTGGACGACCTGGAACTGGTCTTTGCCGAACTGCCAAAGTTTATCAAGGATGAGGACCAGATTGGGAGCATCGTGGACAAATGGTTTTACTTTTTGAAGCATGCCGGTGACTTGCAGGTAGTGCCAAAAATATTGGCAGATGAGCCAGCGATCAAGAAGGCCTTTGAAATCGCCAACAAGGCTGGTCTTACCCCAGAGGAGTTGGATGATCAGGAGAGGAGGGAGATATTCATCCAGGACCAGCGTGGGGTGGCCCTCCATGCTGAACAAAGAGGCCGCCAGGAAGGCCGCCAGGATGAAAAATCCAATGTCCTGCTTCGAATCCTGCGTCGTCGTCTTTCCGACCTGCCCGCCTGGGTTGAGCCGAGGGTTCACGCTGCCAATCTCGATACCCTGGATGGGTGGATAGACCGGGCGATTGATGGGCGTTCGTTACAGGAAATTTTTGGCGACGAGGCGAACTGAACCTTCCGATCCCCGGAGAAGACAACGGCAGAAGCCGCAGGAGCTGCTGGATCTCAACCTGGAGGCTGCAAAACTGGCCGACCGCATCGCACAAAACTTTGAAGCGCTCATATAGGTTGCGAGTTGAGACAAATTCTTTGATAATCGCAACAAACTTTAAGGATTTTTGGATACGATGGGGCGCCCTCGTGACGAAGGGGAATCTCCAGAATGGACCTGAACACCAATCATCTGTTGCGTTGCCTGGAAACCTTGGATGCCGCTGTGGTGCGGTACCACAAGGCCGCGCCGGACAGCATGGACCGGGAGGTATTCCGTAACGCTATCGTCAAGGGGTATGAACTCTCCCAGGAGACGGCTTTCAAGCTGTTGCGCAAGACGTTGCTGGAGTTCGGGTATGGCGCACGCAAACTGGATGCCCTGCCGGTCAAAGAGATCCTACGCTTGGCGGCCACCCACGGCCTGATGACCCTGGAGGAGGTGGAGCGGTGGTTCGCCTATCGGGACCACCGCAACGACACCGCCCACGAATACGGCGAGGGGTTCGCCCACGCAACCCTGAAGTTGCTACCGGACTTCATCGCTGATGGCAAGCGTCTGGAGGCAACGCTGCGGGAGAGGCTGGGCCATGGCCGCACTTGATCCGTCCGCCCTGCGCCTTTCTCCCCGCTACCTGGAAACGGTACGTCGGATTTTGCGCCAGACCCTGCCTCAGGCCGAGGTGTGGGCCTATGGCAGCCGGGTAACCGGCGGGGGGCATACGGCCAGTGATCTCGACCTGGTAGCCCGCAATCCCGCCGATCCGAACCAGGAACAGCCAGGCATCGCCGCCGCCAGGACGGCCTTCATGGAAAGCAGCCTGCCCATCCGGGTGGAGGTGGTGGACTGGGCACGCATCCCGGAAGGGTTCCGACGAGAAATTGCACGCGGCTACATCGTGGCGCAAACGCTGGATGAGAGCGAAGGCATCGCCAGCAATTTTGAGGGGCTGGGGATATGAGGTGGCCACACAAACCAGTTTCAGAACTTTGTAGTCTTGCCGTTGACTGTGTGAACAAGACAGCCCCGACGGTTGACTATGAAACCCCATTTAAAATGATCCGTACCACAAACATCAAAAGTGGGTTTGTCTACCTGAATGATGTGAACTATGTCACTGAAGAAACATTCGAAAAATGGTCCCGTCGATCCACACCGCAATTCGGTGATGTGATTTTGACCCGAGAGGCTCCGGTTGGTGAAGCGGGTCGGTTCACCTCAAATGATCCAACTGTTTTTCTTGGCCAACGACTCTTCCACTATCGACATCATCCATTAAAGTTGGATTGGAACTTCCTCGCCTATGTTCTCCAAAGCCACGAAGTGCAAGGCCGTTTACGGGGAATGGGATTCGGGGCAACGGTTCACCATATCAAGGTTGGGGATGCGGAGAATTTGTTGATTCCCTGCCCTCCGATAGGCACTCAACGACGAATAGGGGACATCCTCTCCTATCAACTTGTTACCACCGACCAATTCGTTGGCCACTTGGTAAACCATGCTACAGGAGCAGGATATCCAGCGGTCAGGCCCAATGATTTTGAACGGGCTGATATTCTGAAATCGCATGAACGACTTCTCTTATTGTTTCATGATGTTGTCGAGAAAAACTTCCGATTAAATACCACGTTAGAGCAACAGAACCTGCAACTTGCAAAAGCCCGCGACCTCCTCCTCCCCCGCCTGATGAACGGGGAGATCGCCGTATGAGCCGTCACCCCTACATTCCCGATACCCTGCCCATCGTCGATCTGGACTGGCGGCGGCTGGTTCCCCTTACCAGTCAGGCCACCTTGGCCCTGGGGCGCTATGACGGCACGTTGGACGGCATGGTCAACGCCGAAGTGCTGCTGTCGCCCATCACCAACCAGGAGGCGATTCTCTCCTCCCGCATCGAGGGCACGGTGGTGTCCATGACCGAGGTGCTGGAGCACGAGGCCGGGGAACAATTCAGCGAAGAGAAACGCGGCGACATCAAGGAGATCGTCAACTACCGGCGGGCGCTGCTCACCGCCGAGAAGGCGCTCAAGAATCGCCCCGTGACCCTCTCTCTGATCCGTGCGTTGCACGCCATGCTCATGGAGGGTGTGCGCGGCGGCGACAAGACCCCGGGGGCCTTCCGCGCCGATCAGAACTGGATCGGCCCCAAGGGGTGCAAAATCGAGGAGGCCCGCTTCGTGCCGCCCAATCCCATGGTGCTGCGGGACGCCCTGGAGAATCTGGAAACCTACATCGCCAGCGACGAAGCTGACCCCTTGACGCAACTGGCCATCGTCCACGCCCAGTTTGAAATCATCCACCCCTTCAACGACGGCAACGGACGACTGGGGCGCATGTTGATTCCCCTCCTCCTTTATCAAAAGAGAGCCTTGCAGCGCCCCATGTTCTATCTCTCGGAATACTTGGAGGCCTCCGACCGGGAATACCGCGACCGCCTGCTGGCCATCACCGACGCGGGCGACTGGCAGGGGTGGGTGGAGTTTTTCCTCATAGCGATTCACAAGCAGGCGGAATCCAACATCGCCAAGTCCAAGCGGATTCACACCCTGTATGAAGAGATGAAGGAGTGCTTCCGGGACGTGACCCACTCCCAGTTCGCCGTGGCGGCCCTGGACGCCTTCTTCAGCCGTCCCATTCTGGACACAGGATCCTTTATCGAATTGAGCGGCATCAACAACCGGGGCACCGCCAACGCCATGTTGCGGACCCTGGCGGAGCAGAAATTGGTCCAGGTGACCCGCGAGGGCTCCGGGAGGCGCTCCGCCGCTTACGCCTTCCCGCAATTGATCAACATCGCCGAGGGGCGGGAGGTGTTCGGATGACCGCCCGTTTGTGTACGGTCTGGAAGCAGCAAGCCGGGTTGTGTACGGCAAATCGCGTTTTATCGTACACAAACTTGCTTGTGTCTCGTGGAGCGTACACAAAGCGAATTTTCTCTTTCCGCCAGGCTGAGACCACCAAGAAACGCGCTGCCGAGAAAGCCCAGCGCCAGGCCCGGGAAACGGGTGGAGCGAACCATCCCCGGATCGTGAATTCTTTGAAATTTCTGTGTGGTTCAACAGAGAAGGTTTACCCGATTCTCGAACAAGCGAGCGAGACCGCAAGATGGGGCAACTGATTGGGGAAGAAAGAGAATCTGGAAAGAGGGTGGGAATTCTCTGATCCACTCCCTGGAAGCGGATCGGAATCAGGGCCGCGACCGTTTCGGGCTGGAACTGGGTGGGGAGCTATCCCAGGCGATTTCACCCCGACCTCGCCGGGGGGAAGAGAGGCTAACCGAAGCCCCTAAATCGGTGGCACAACGGAACCCCTCCCGCGCCCCCTTTCTGAGAGGCGTACCGAAATGTAGGATGCCGCCCTCTGCATGGCTTCCGGCCATTTTTTCAAAACGGTGCAAAGGCGGTTTCGGCGATGACGAGTTCGTTCGTGTTCCTCCTGTGGACCATGATGGCCCACTTCTTCAGCCCTCGGCACAACGCCGAGATCCTCATGGCCAAGGAGAACATCTTCAGGGGCTACCGGCGTATCGCCGGGGAACTCAAGAAGCTGGGGCTGTATGCCGGTGCCACCACAGTCAAGCGAATTCTGCGGGAAGCCGACCTCCACCCCACCCCCGAAAAGGAGAAGAAGAAACCGCCCCTGCCCTGGCTGACCTTCCTCAAGGCTCACCTGGAATCCGTCGTGGCTTGCGATTTCTTCACCAAGGACGTCTTCACCCCCATGGGCAAGCTGTAGGCGTGTATTGAAGGGGAGGCGAAGGTGCTCCATGATCTATAGAAACCAACGCATTGAAGCGAATTCCCGGAGAAGCTGATGCAAGACAAGATGGGTGATCTGTTCGAGAACGAACCCCTGGACGATCGGCAAGCGACCGGACCTGTCGAGTGCCTCGGCCTGACCTTCGAGAACGACGCAGCCCGGCGCGCCTTTTTTCTGGAGAAGCTGCGGGAGAAGCTGGCCAACCCGGAGTTCCGCAAAATCGAGGGTTTTCCTCGTGGTTCCGACGCGGATATCCTGGCCCTGTCCGATCCCCCTTACTACACCGCCTGCCCCAATCCGTTCCTGGAGGAGTTTCTTCGGTGCCACGGAAGGCCCTACGATCCGGCAGTGGGTTACAGTCGCAAACCCTTTGCCGTGGATGTGAGCGAGGGCAAGACCGATCCCCTCTACAAGGCCCATTCCTATCACACCAAGGTGCCGCATCTGGCCATCGTGCCGTCGATTCTCCATTACACCGAACCGGGGGAGGTGGTGCTGGACGGGTTTTGCGGCTCCGGCATGACCGGGGTGGCGGCCCAGTGGTGCGGCAGCGCCCCGGCAACCTATCGCCAGCAACTGGAGGCCCTTTGGAAAAACGAAGGCCTGGAACCACCCCGCTGGGGGGCGCAGCGGGTGACCGCATGGTGGCTTTTCATGTGCAGCGCGGGGTCTTGATGCCCATGTCGGCGGCGGAATTCCACCAGGGGTTGAGCCAGCGGTTCGATGAACGGGACCAGATGTATTTTCTTGCGGAACAGTCCCTGGAATACGACCGCCGCCGTCTGACCGTGAAGAAGGTGCGGCAGCTCACCATGTTCATCACGGACGAGGCATCCGCCATTCAATGGCTCAAACGCGCCCTGGGCGAAAAGCCCCGGACCTATCAGGAGCTCTACCCGGAGTTCATCCAGGAGGTCCAGAAGGGCGGCAGTTGGCGCAGCCACGAAAAGCCCATCGAGCTGGCGGACCTGTTGGAGCAGAATTTTCTGTGCTACGAAGGTCAGGGGGAGGTTCCTGCCCAGCTGCACAGCTACCTCTCCACCAATTTCAAGGAGCTGCGCAACCTGGAGAAGAACGACCCGACCTTGCAGGCCAAAGCCCGCGAGCGCTGGTACGTTCCCGACCCCAACAAGGCCGCCGATCTGGAAAAGGTGCGGGAACGCGCCCTGCTTCGGGAGTTCGAGACCTACCGCGACCCCACGGTGCGCAAGCTGAAACTCTTCCGCTTCGAGGCGGTACGCGCCGGTTTCAAGAAAGCCTGGGGCGAAAAGCAGTTCGGCGCCATCGTGGAGGTGGCGAAGAAAATCCCGGAGGCGGTGCTGGAGGAAGATCCCAAGCTGATCATGTGGTACGACCAGGCGGTGAACCGGGTGGAGGAGAACAATCATGACTGAAATCAAAGCGTTCCCTGGAAGTCGTTGGTGGAAAATCGACTTTCATACGCACACACCTGCTTCCAACAATGATTATAAAGATACAACGATAACTCCAGAAGTGTGGTTGCAACGTGCCAGAGATGCGGGATTGGATGGGATTGTGGTCACGGATCACAACTCAGGGGGATGGATCGACCGGCTAAAATCGGTCAATAATACCATGAATCAACAGGACGGCACGCGACCCTTGATCATTTTTCCTGGTGTGGAAATCAATGTTGCGGATAGTTCCAGTCGGGTTCATCTGTTGGCCGTATTTGATCCATCCTGTGATAGTCAAAAAATTACAGCTGTACTCGGATCGTGCGGTATTACCAGCGATTTTGGCAATGATGAGACAACATCAACATCTACTGGATTTGTTGACACGGTAGGAAAAATCAAAGCCGCCAATGGTATACCTATTCCAGCCCATATCGATATTGAAAAAGGGTTGTTGCATAATCATGACACCATGCCAGTCGAACTGCGTAAAAGCCTGACGCAAATTTATGCTGCAGAATTTTGTGATCCGAATGTTTTTGACCAAGCGCATTCAGACTTAAGATCAGTAGTAGATAGCTTGGCGAAAGTGGGTGGGTCTGATGCCCACAACATTGACGAGATTGGCAGGTATTTCACATGGTTGAAAATGAGTCGTCCCACCATTGAAGGGATGCGGTTGGCTTTGCAGGATCATCAATACTGTGTCAAAAATCAAAACGAAGATCCAAATACCCTCCCGGATATTTATTTGAAACAATTATCCATAATAAATATGCATCATTGCGGGAGAATTCCCGGAAAGCCATGCGTGGTCCAACTCCATCCCCATTTCAATGCCTTCATAGGTGGTCGCGGGTCAGGAAAATCAACCATCATTGAGTCCATCCGCATTGTGTCCAGACGCGATGATGAGTTGAAAGACAAGTTGCGTGAGGATCTGGAAAAATTCAAGAAACTTGCTCAGAATAAAGAAGGTGTCATGCTTTCCAGTACGGAGCTTTTGTTGGAAATCCAGCGTCGTAGCAAGACGTACCGTTTGCGCTGGCAGCAATCCGGTCAAGGGCTTGTGGTCGAAGAATGGCTCAATGATGTATGGCAGGGTGTCGATGAAGGGAATATCAAGGAACGATTCCCCTTGAGAATTTACAGTCAAAAACAGATCTATGCGTTGGCTTCAAATCCCAGAGGTCTTCTTGATATTATGGATCATTCAGACGAAATCAATCGAGTAGAGTGGACGTCACGCTGGAAAAGCACCGAAAGCCGTTTTCTTGAATTGCGGGTACGGCAAAGGGAATTGCACCGTCAATTGGCCAAGGAATCAGAGTTGCGCACCAAACTCAAGGATATCGAAAACGACATCCGGGACTATGAAGAAAAGGGGCATGGGGAAATTCTGAAACTGTATCAAAAGCTCAGCCAGCAAAAAAACACCATGCCTAGTGACGCTCTTTTTATTCAACTCTCTCAAGAGATACGGAAATTGGCCGATAAGGCTGCATTGTCGGATTTTCCGTTCCATCTGTTCGATCTTCAGGATCAAACCACCCAAGAACTTCAAGCCATCCATGATGAAGCGGTCAATGGGGTGCAACAAATTGCCTTGGAACTCAAAGAACTGGCGGAAAAGGTGGATATTTTAAAACAACAACGGCATCAGAAAACATTGGCAAGCCAGTGGTTTCAGTCTGTTCAAGTTAGCGAGAAGGCCTATCAAGGGCTTGTCTATGAGTATGCTGACAAGGGGCATGCAACAACCATGGCCGATTATGGCAAATGGGTAGACCTAAGAGGCTCGCTTAATCAGGAGTTGCTCAAGATGGATGCCTTGCGCAATGAAATGAACGATGTGCAACAAGAGATTACGGCTTTGCAAAATAAATTTCTAGAATTGCGTCAGGAGCTATTGGAAAAACGGAAAAAATTCCTTGCCCAAGTCATTGGGTCTAATGAATACGTGCGCATGGAATTGGTGCCGTTTGGTGATGTCTCTTCTGTGGAAGAAGAGTACCGAAACATTCTGGGGCTGGCGGGAGGGATCTTTGCCGACTGGATATATAACGACAATAAAAAACAAAGCATGCTGTATCAGCTTGTTCAGTGGGAAATTGACTGTTCTCAGGAATCTCAATTAACTGACCGCATTGCCAAAATCAAAACCAATACCAGGCAGATTGCTGAAGGTAAAATTTCTGAAGGCCATGCTAATTTTAATAAGCGTTTAAAGGATTTACTTGAAAACAAACCAGCCAATTTTGACCAACTTGATCTCTGGTGGCCGGAAGATTTCTTGATTGTTAAATATAACAGGGATCCTGGTGAAAAGAATAAATTCGAGCCTCTTGAAAAAGGGTCCGCTGGACAAAAGGCGGCGGCCATCCTGGCATTTCTCCTTAGCTACGGCACTGAACCGATGATCATTGATCAACCCGAAGATGATCTTGATAACGCGCTTGTTTATGACCTGATTGTCAGACAAATTCATAAAAATAAACTTCGACGCCAACTCATCATTGTCACCCATAATCCGAACATAGTGGTCAATGCCGATGCGGAATTGGTACATGTCATGGCCTTCAAAGGCTTGGTAAAGGTGGATCAGCAAGGAGGACTGGAAGAACAAAGTATTAGGAATGCCATTTGTGATATTATGGAGGGAGGACGGGAAGCATTTAAAAAACGTTATGATCGTTTGGCGCTGGAGCCTAGCCATGTATGACACCACGGATGAATTATTGAATCAAGTCCGTCTGGGTGAGGATACCACGCTGGAATTGAAAAATCTGGAATACCGTGGTCAACAGGTTACCGCACCGCACCGGGAGAGTATGGCAGATGAACTCGCCGCCATGGCAAACACGACCCACGGCGTCTTTGTGCTGGGAGTGGATGACAAATCCCGCTCCATTGTAGGCATACCATTGGAAAAACTGGATGCGGTTGATCAATGGATAGGAGGGATCTGCAACGATCTGATTAAGCCAGCTTTGTATTATCGAATGAGGAAAATTTCAACCCGGGTGGAAGGTGGAGGTGAACGCATTATTGTGAGAATCGATATTCCAAGAAGTCTTTATATCCATCAAAGCCCCGGTGGTTATTTTCATAGAATGGGTGATTCAAAACGACAAATGACTCCTGAAGTGCTGTCACGACTTTTCCAACAAAGAAGTCAAACAAGGATCATCCGATTTGACGAACAGGCTGTTGCTGTGGCCAGGAAAGAGTGTTTGGATCAAGTGCTCTGGAAGAAATTAAAAACAACTCTATCTCCTGAAGACGATCAAGATTTTCTTCTTAAACTCAAACTACTTACAACAGATGAAGACGGTGAGATTCGTCCCACTGTTGCCGGGATCCTGTTGGCCAGTGAAAATCCAGAAAAATATCTTCCTAACGCCTTTATTCAGGCTGTAAGTTATCGTGGAACGGAGAGGAATGGGGCCTATCAACTGGATGCCAAGGATATCGTTGGTCCATTGGATGTCCAGATTCATGATGCTTGCAAGTTTGTCGAGAAAAATATGAAAGTTCGCGCGATCAAAAATCCGGCGAGGCAAGAAATTCCTCAATATGCCATGCAGGCGGTTTTTGAAGCTGTGGTGAACGCCGTCGCCCATCGTGACTACTCCATTCATGGATCTAAAATCAGGCTGCATATGTTCTCAGACAGGATAGAATTGTTCTCACCAGGAACGATCCCGAATACCATGACAATCGACTCGCTTCCTTTGCGACAAGCCGCCCGCAATGAATTGATTTCCAGTGTGTTGGCCCGCTGTCCATTGCATGCCAAAGAATATTCGGCAGAACGAAAATACCTCATGGATAAACGGGGCGAAGGTGTTCCCATTATTTTGACTGAAAGCGAAAAACTGGCCGGATGCAAACCGGAATACCGCCTGATTGATGATACAGAGCTGCTGCTGACCATCCATGCGGCCAATTCGGCGGATTCCGGACATGACGAGGCCTGATGACCATGGCCAAGACGCCTCGTCGCATCCGCAAGATGATTGGCGGTGGCATATGGATTCCCGACAAGTCTGCCGTATCATCGACAAGCAGAGGCTGTGGGGCGAATTATTTTGTCGCATCTGGCTCCCCAATCAGGAGGCTATCCTCCGCGTCCCGGCCACCAGACTCAAACCGCTTGATGAAACTCCGGTGTCGTCCAAAGATCACCT
This sequence is a window from Magnetococcales bacterium. Protein-coding genes within it:
- a CDS encoding Rpn family recombination-promoting nuclease/putative transposase; protein product: MHFLNPKTDFAFKKIFGSEESRDVLISFLNATLSLRPPNQITEVTILDPYLAPKIKGMKETYLDVRVKDQKGWEYVIEMQVLNVAGFEKRVLYNACKAYAGQIQRGEDYRLLTNVVAITITDFVMFEELPDIVNRFMLRASDNPDISLDDLELVFAELPKFIKDEDQIGSIVDKWFYFLKHAGDLQVVPKILADEPAIKKAFEIANKAGLTPEELDDQERREIFIQDQRGVALHAEQRGRQEGRQDEKSSVLLRILRRRLSDLPAWVEPRVHAANLDTLDGWIDRAIDGRSLQEIFGDEAN
- a CDS encoding Rpn family recombination-promoting nuclease/putative transposase, which gives rise to MHFLNPKTDFAFKKIFGSEESRDVLISFLNATLSLRPPNQITEVTILDPYLAPKIKGMKETYLDVRVKDQKGWEYVIEMQVLNVAGFEKRVLYNACKAYAGQIQRGEDYRLLTNVVAITITDFVMFEELPDIVNRFMLRASDNPDISLDDLELVFAELPKFIKDEDQIGSIVDKWFYFLKHAGDLQVVPKILADEPAIKKAFEIANKAGLTPEELDDQERREIFIQDQRGVALHAEQRGRQEGRQDEKSNVLLRILRRRLSDLPAWVEPRVHAANLDTLDGWIDRAIDGRSLQEIFGDEAN
- a CDS encoding nucleotidyltransferase substrate binding protein; amino-acid sequence: MDLNTNHLLRCLETLDAAVVRYHKAAPDSMDREVFRNAIVKGYELSQETAFKLLRKTLLEFGYGARKLDALPVKEILRLAATHGLMTLEEVERWFAYRDHRNDTAHEYGEGFAHATLKLLPDFIADGKRLEATLRERLGHGRT
- a CDS encoding nucleotidyltransferase domain-containing protein, translated to MAALDPSALRLSPRYLETVRRILRQTLPQAEVWAYGSRVTGGGHTASDLDLVARNPADPNQEQPGIAAARTAFMESSLPIRVEVVDWARIPEGFRREIARGYIVAQTLDESEGIASNFEGLGI
- a CDS encoding restriction endonuclease subunit S, with protein sequence MNKTAPTVDYETPFKMIRTTNIKSGFVYLNDVNYVTEETFEKWSRRSTPQFGDVILTREAPVGEAGRFTSNDPTVFLGQRLFHYRHHPLKLDWNFLAYVLQSHEVQGRLRGMGFGATVHHIKVGDAENLLIPCPPIGTQRRIGDILSYQLVTTDQFVGHLVNHATGAGYPAVRPNDFERADILKSHERLLLLFHDVVEKNFRLNTTLEQQNLQLAKARDLLLPRLMNGEIAV
- a CDS encoding Fic family protein, whose protein sequence is MSRHPYIPDTLPIVDLDWRRLVPLTSQATLALGRYDGTLDGMVNAEVLLSPITNQEAILSSRIEGTVVSMTEVLEHEAGEQFSEEKRGDIKEIVNYRRALLTAEKALKNRPVTLSLIRALHAMLMEGVRGGDKTPGAFRADQNWIGPKGCKIEEARFVPPNPMVLRDALENLETYIASDEADPLTQLAIVHAQFEIIHPFNDGNGRLGRMLIPLLLYQKRALQRPMFYLSEYLEASDREYRDRLLAITDAGDWQGWVEFFLIAIHKQAESNIAKSKRIHTLYEEMKECFRDVTHSQFAVAALDAFFSRPILDTGSFIELSGINNRGTANAMLRTLAEQKLVQVTREGSGRRSAAYAFPQLINIAEGREVFG
- a CDS encoding histidinol phosphatase, which codes for MTEIKAFPGSRWWKIDFHTHTPASNNDYKDTTITPEVWLQRARDAGLDGIVVTDHNSGGWIDRLKSVNNTMNQQDGTRPLIIFPGVEINVADSSSRVHLLAVFDPSCDSQKITAVLGSCGITSDFGNDETTSTSTGFVDTVGKIKAANGIPIPAHIDIEKGLLHNHDTMPVELRKSLTQIYAAEFCDPNVFDQAHSDLRSVVDSLAKVGGSDAHNIDEIGRYFTWLKMSRPTIEGMRLALQDHQYCVKNQNEDPNTLPDIYLKQLSIINMHHCGRIPGKPCVVQLHPHFNAFIGGRGSGKSTIIESIRIVSRRDDELKDKLREDLEKFKKLAQNKEGVMLSSTELLLEIQRRSKTYRLRWQQSGQGLVVEEWLNDVWQGVDEGNIKERFPLRIYSQKQIYALASNPRGLLDIMDHSDEINRVEWTSRWKSTESRFLELRVRQRELHRQLAKESELRTKLKDIENDIRDYEEKGHGEILKLYQKLSQQKNTMPSDALFIQLSQEIRKLADKAALSDFPFHLFDLQDQTTQELQAIHDEAVNGVQQIALELKELAEKVDILKQQRHQKTLASQWFQSVQVSEKAYQGLVYEYADKGHATTMADYGKWVDLRGSLNQELLKMDALRNEMNDVQQEITALQNKFLELRQELLEKRKKFLAQVIGSNEYVRMELVPFGDVSSVEEEYRNILGLAGGIFADWIYNDNKKQSMLYQLVQWEIDCSQESQLTDRIAKIKTNTRQIAEGKISEGHANFNKRLKDLLENKPANFDQLDLWWPEDFLIVKYNRDPGEKNKFEPLEKGSAGQKAAAILAFLLSYGTEPMIIDQPEDDLDNALVYDLIVRQIHKNKLRRQLIIVTHNPNIVVNADAELVHVMAFKGLVKVDQQGGLEEQSIRNAICDIMEGGREAFKKRYDRLALEPSHV
- a CDS encoding putative DNA binding domain-containing protein, producing MYDTTDELLNQVRLGEDTTLELKNLEYRGQQVTAPHRESMADELAAMANTTHGVFVLGVDDKSRSIVGIPLEKLDAVDQWIGGICNDLIKPALYYRMRKISTRVEGGGERIIVRIDIPRSLYIHQSPGGYFHRMGDSKRQMTPEVLSRLFQQRSQTRIIRFDEQAVAVARKECLDQVLWKKLKTTLSPEDDQDFLLKLKLLTTDEDGEIRPTVAGILLASENPEKYLPNAFIQAVSYRGTERNGAYQLDAKDIVGPLDVQIHDACKFVEKNMKVRAIKNPARQEIPQYAMQAVFEAVVNAVAHRDYSIHGSKIRLHMFSDRIELFSPGTIPNTMTIDSLPLRQAARNELISSVLARCPLHAKEYSAERKYLMDKRGEGVPIILTESEKLAGCKPEYRLIDDTELLLTIHAANSADSGHDEA